In a single window of the Romeriopsis navalis LEGE 11480 genome:
- a CDS encoding HEAT repeat domain-containing protein has translation MNLRSSFQLVLLGLLVAGLSPDQAVATKATVTPAPAASIVLAQTQPTNTSSNNLPWIVGGGAAVLALVGGAFGLYRLGQQSGEKDAKVGQAARQYKTLIDLAPSAPSTLEEEFYGMRSANPGSAAPLSETQEFEAQLSDFDAAQLDAAFADVAESPMTATQQVLPIDSAPAVATAVDAPADVATTVITTSQPVTAAVPANVVSPPAETGVVPADPTASGLATTASTVPVTTQPAAPPSSAAAIVPSAARDHQVTTTRPPSIEGELVAAAPVSGLARQTRLPQVGAVENLLKEIRNPDPVKRRKAIWDLGQWGDTRAVQPLVDLMVDADSKQRSLVLSALSEIGTRTLKPMSKALAISLQDDSPDVRKNAIRDLTRVYDLVSQISQMVQKCALDDPDDEVRDTANWALKQLNRIRPATMDGSLAALSSSVSPPESLPAKSI, from the coding sequence ATGAACTTGCGTTCTTCCTTTCAATTGGTTTTGTTGGGCTTATTGGTTGCTGGACTGTCGCCAGATCAAGCGGTAGCAACCAAAGCTACGGTGACTCCGGCCCCAGCAGCATCGATCGTCCTGGCCCAGACTCAACCCACCAACACATCGTCAAATAACTTGCCTTGGATTGTCGGTGGTGGTGCGGCGGTTTTGGCTTTAGTGGGTGGGGCCTTCGGCTTGTATCGTTTGGGGCAGCAGTCGGGAGAGAAAGACGCCAAGGTCGGTCAAGCGGCAAGGCAGTATAAGACGTTAATTGATCTGGCACCGTCTGCTCCCAGCACCCTCGAAGAAGAATTTTATGGAATGCGATCGGCAAATCCTGGATCCGCCGCACCACTATCGGAGACCCAGGAATTTGAGGCACAGCTGAGTGACTTTGATGCGGCGCAGTTAGATGCCGCTTTTGCTGATGTCGCAGAATCACCAATGACTGCGACGCAGCAGGTGTTGCCGATCGATTCAGCACCGGCGGTGGCGACTGCGGTGGATGCGCCGGCCGATGTCGCGACCACCGTGATTACGACCAGTCAGCCTGTGACCGCAGCGGTGCCAGCGAATGTGGTGTCGCCCCCGGCGGAAACTGGGGTCGTTCCGGCGGACCCAACGGCATCGGGGCTAGCCACGACCGCATCTACCGTGCCCGTAACAACTCAACCGGCGGCGCCCCCGTCATCTGCAGCGGCGATCGTGCCAAGTGCGGCGCGGGATCATCAAGTTACGACGACGCGACCACCCTCGATCGAGGGTGAATTGGTCGCGGCTGCCCCTGTAAGTGGCTTAGCGCGTCAAACGCGGCTACCCCAAGTCGGTGCGGTGGAGAACTTGCTGAAGGAAATTCGTAATCCTGACCCAGTGAAGCGGCGCAAAGCGATTTGGGATTTGGGGCAATGGGGTGATACGCGGGCGGTGCAGCCGTTGGTCGACTTAATGGTAGATGCCGATTCCAAGCAGCGCAGTTTAGTGTTGTCGGCGTTATCCGAGATTGGAACGCGGACGCTGAAGCCAATGAGTAAAGCCTTGGCGATTTCCCTGCAAGATGATAGTCCCGATGTGCGAAAAAACGCGATTCGGGATTTAACGCGGGTTTATGATTTGGTCTCGCAAATTAGTCAAATGGTGCAGAAATGTGCGCTGGATGACCCCGATGATGAAGTGCGTGACACGGCAAATTGGGCGCTCAAGCAGCTCAATCGGATTCGTCCAGCGACGATGGATGGGAGCTTGGCGGCGTTGTCGAGCTCGGTGAGTCCGCCGGAGAGTTTGCCCGCTAAGTCGATTTAA